Proteins encoded by one window of Arabidopsis thaliana chromosome 2, partial sequence:
- a CDS encoding calcium/calcium/calmodulin-dependent Serine/Threonine-kinase (unknown protein; FUNCTIONS IN: molecular_function unknown; INVOLVED IN: biological_process unknown; LOCATED IN: endomembrane system; EXPRESSED IN: 17 plant structures; EXPRESSED DURING: 10 growth stages; BEST Arabidopsis thaliana protein match is: unknown protein (TAIR:AT1G17030.1); Has 72 Blast hits to 72 proteins in 13 species: Archae - 0; Bacteria - 0; Metazoa - 0; Fungi - 0; Plants - 71; Viruses - 0; Other Eukaryotes - 1 (source: NCBI BLink).) — MKQLAPILAVVNLILLVHGDERSAVGDPGMKRDGLRVAFEAWNFCNEVGFEAPHMGSPRAADCFDLSSKCIKAYTEDQSNKTTSGSSLVHKVSDSDNELGIGKPKPGIISESALHNPDLYAVEKELYLGSLCQVSDKPNPWSFWMVMLKNGNYDTKSALCPKNGKKIPPFNQPGLFPCFGSGCMNQPTLNHGKTELQRDGQTMKGWFNGTYEQGADFGNGLDGISYYEVVWEKRVGVGGWVFKHKLKTSAKYPWLMLYLRADATKGFSGGYHYDTRGMLKTLPESPNFKVRLTLNVKQGGGAKSQFYLLDIGSCWKNNGKPCDGDVTTDVTRYSEMIINPETPLWCNPKSLHNCPPYHTFRNGTRVHRTDHRSFPYEAYHVYCAPGNAEHLELPVGTCDAYSNPQAQEILQLLPHPVWGEYGYPTRLGDGWVGDPRTWDLDVGGLSSRLFFYQDPGTIPARRIWTSVDVGTEIYKEDEAIAEWDLSDFDVLIT; from the exons ATGAAGCAACTGGCTCCAATCTTGGCCGTGGTAAACTTGATCCTCCTGGTTCATGGAGACGAGAGATCAGCGGTTGGAGATCCTGGGATGAAGAGAGACGGTCTCAGAGTGGCATTTGAAGCTTGGAACTTCTGCAATGAGGTTGGCTTCGAAGCTCCTCACATGGGTAGTCCTCGAGCTGCAGATTGCTTCGATTTGTCATCTAAATGCATCAAAGCATACACAGAAgaccaatcaaacaaaaccacca GTGGATCTTCCTTGGTGCACAAGGTATCAGACTCGGATAATGAGCTAGGGATTGGAAAGCCTAAACCAGGAATCATATCAGAATCAGCATTGCATAACCCTGACCTTTACGCGGTCGAGAAAGAACTCTACCTAGGCTCCCTCTGTCAAGTCTCAGACAAACCAAACCCATGGAGTTTCTGGATGGTCATGCTCAAAAATGGAAACTACGACACAAAATCTGCTCTTTGCCCTAAAAACGGCAAAAAGATCCCACCTTTCAATCAACCCGGATTATTCCCCTGTTTCGGCAGCGGTTGTATGAACCAACCGACGCTGAACCACGGAAAAACCGAGCTTCAGAGAGATGGTCAAACCATGAAGGGATGGTTCAATGGTACGTACGAGCAAGGGGCAGATTTTGGAAATGGGTTGGATGGGATAAGTTATTACGAGGTTGTGTGGGAGAAGAGAGTAGGCGTTGGTGGTTGGGTATTTAAACATAAGCTTAAGACTTCAGCTAAGTACCCATGGCTTATGCTTTACCTTAGAGCTGATGCCACTAAAGGATTCTCTGGTGGATACCATTATGACACTAGAGGAATGCTCAAAACA CTTCCGGAGTCACCAAACTTTAAAGTGAGACTAACACTAAATGTAAAACAAGGAGGCGGAGCCAAGAGTCAATTCTATCTTCTCGACATCGGAAGCTGCTGGAAAAACAACGGCAAGCCCTGCGACGGTGACGTAACCACCGACGTTACTCGTTACTCGGAGATGATCATAAACCCTGAAACCCCACTTTGGTGCAACCCCAAGAGTCTTCACAACTGTCCACCGTACCACACGTTTCGGAACGGCACCAGAGTTCACCGTACGGACCACCGGAGCTTCCCTTACGAGGCTTACCACGTTTACTGTGCGCCGGGAAACGCCGAGCATCTTGAGCTTCCGGTGGGGACTTGTGATGCTTATAGTAACCCACAAGCTCAGGAGATTCTTCAGCTTTTGCCTCACCCGGTTTGGGGTGAATATGGATATCCTACCCGGTTGGGTGATGGTTGGGTGGGTGACCCGAGAACTTGGGATCTTGATGTTGGTGGCTTGTCCAGTAGGCTTTTCTTCTACCAG GATCCCGGTACGATTCCAGCGAGGAGGATTTGGACATCGGTGGATGTTGGCACCGAGatttataaagaagatgaagcaatTGCAGAATGGGATCTCTCTGATTTCGATGTTCTTATTACTTGA
- a CDS encoding calcium/calcium/calmodulin-dependent Serine/Threonine-kinase, translating into MKQLAPILAVVNLILLVHGDERSAVGDPGMKRDGLRVAFEAWNFCNEVGFEAPHMGSPRAADCFDLSSKCIKAYTEDQSNKTTSGSSLVHKVSDSDNELGIGKPKPGIISESALHNPDLYAVEKELYLGSLCQVSDKPNPWSFWMVMLKNGNYDTKSALCPKNGKKIPPFNQPGLFPCFGSGCMNQPTLNHGKTELQRDGQTMKGWFNGTYEQGADFGNGLDGISYYEVVWEKRVGVGGWVFKHKLKTSAKYPWLMLYLRADATKGFSGGYHYDTRGMLKTLPESPNFKVRLTLNVKQGGGAKSQFYLLDIGSCWKNNGKPCDGDVTTDVTRYSEMIINPETPLWCNPKSLHNCPPYHTFRNGTRVHRTDHRSFPYEAYHVYCAPGNAEHLELPVGTCDAYSNPQAQEILQLLPHPVWGEYGYPTRLGDGWVGDPRTWDLDVGGLSSRLFFYQVID; encoded by the exons ATGAAGCAACTGGCTCCAATCTTGGCCGTGGTAAACTTGATCCTCCTGGTTCATGGAGACGAGAGATCAGCGGTTGGAGATCCTGGGATGAAGAGAGACGGTCTCAGAGTGGCATTTGAAGCTTGGAACTTCTGCAATGAGGTTGGCTTCGAAGCTCCTCACATGGGTAGTCCTCGAGCTGCAGATTGCTTCGATTTGTCATCTAAATGCATCAAAGCATACACAGAAgaccaatcaaacaaaaccacca GTGGATCTTCCTTGGTGCACAAGGTATCAGACTCGGATAATGAGCTAGGGATTGGAAAGCCTAAACCAGGAATCATATCAGAATCAGCATTGCATAACCCTGACCTTTACGCGGTCGAGAAAGAACTCTACCTAGGCTCCCTCTGTCAAGTCTCAGACAAACCAAACCCATGGAGTTTCTGGATGGTCATGCTCAAAAATGGAAACTACGACACAAAATCTGCTCTTTGCCCTAAAAACGGCAAAAAGATCCCACCTTTCAATCAACCCGGATTATTCCCCTGTTTCGGCAGCGGTTGTATGAACCAACCGACGCTGAACCACGGAAAAACCGAGCTTCAGAGAGATGGTCAAACCATGAAGGGATGGTTCAATGGTACGTACGAGCAAGGGGCAGATTTTGGAAATGGGTTGGATGGGATAAGTTATTACGAGGTTGTGTGGGAGAAGAGAGTAGGCGTTGGTGGTTGGGTATTTAAACATAAGCTTAAGACTTCAGCTAAGTACCCATGGCTTATGCTTTACCTTAGAGCTGATGCCACTAAAGGATTCTCTGGTGGATACCATTATGACACTAGAGGAATGCTCAAAACA CTTCCGGAGTCACCAAACTTTAAAGTGAGACTAACACTAAATGTAAAACAAGGAGGCGGAGCCAAGAGTCAATTCTATCTTCTCGACATCGGAAGCTGCTGGAAAAACAACGGCAAGCCCTGCGACGGTGACGTAACCACCGACGTTACTCGTTACTCGGAGATGATCATAAACCCTGAAACCCCACTTTGGTGCAACCCCAAGAGTCTTCACAACTGTCCACCGTACCACACGTTTCGGAACGGCACCAGAGTTCACCGTACGGACCACCGGAGCTTCCCTTACGAGGCTTACCACGTTTACTGTGCGCCGGGAAACGCCGAGCATCTTGAGCTTCCGGTGGGGACTTGTGATGCTTATAGTAACCCACAAGCTCAGGAGATTCTTCAGCTTTTGCCTCACCCGGTTTGGGGTGAATATGGATATCCTACCCGGTTGGGTGATGGTTGGGTGGGTGACCCGAGAACTTGGGATCTTGATGTTGGTGGCTTGTCCAGTAGGCTTTTCTTCTACCAGGTGATTGATTGA